A DNA window from Camelina sativa cultivar DH55 chromosome 17, Cs, whole genome shotgun sequence contains the following coding sequences:
- the LOC104754294 gene encoding probable desiccation-related protein LEA14: MASLLDKAKGFVADKLTTIPKPEGSVTDVDLKDVNRESVEYLAKVSVTNPYDHSIPICEISFTFHSAGREIAKGKIPDPGSLKAKDMTALDVPVVVPYSILFNLARDVGVDWDIDYELQIGLIIDLPVVGEFTIPISSKGEIKLPTFKDFF, encoded by the exons ATGGCGAGCTTGCTAGATAAAGCCAAGGGCTTCGTGGCTGATAAACTCACCACGATCCCTAAACCGGAGGGTTCCGTTACTGACGTTGATCTTAAAGACGTGAACCGCGAGTCCGTTGAGTACTTGGCCAAAGTTTCCGTCACCAATCCTTACGATCATTCGATTCCGATATGTGAGATCAGTTTCACTTTCCACAGCGCTGGCCG GGAGATCGCAAAGGGGAAGATACCGGACCCGGGTTCTCTGAAAGCTAAGGACATGACAGCTCTTGATGTTCCGGTGGTGGTGCCGTATAGTATACTCTTCAACCTGGCTCGAGACGTTGGTGTGGACTGGGACATTGACTACGAGCTTCAAATAGGTCTCATAATTGACCTCCCTGTTGTGGGCGAGTTTACTATCCCTATTTCCAGCAAGGGCGAAATCAAGCTTCCTACTTTCAAAGATTTCTTCTGA